The Gemmata palustris genome includes a region encoding these proteins:
- a CDS encoding HEAT repeat domain-containing protein — protein sequence MGTSLESLLAELSDPSAEIRRSAILRVPETFASTAVHAAVLSALSDPVWCVREVAAGVAGRFADVDRSVHTTLVALTLRDASPHVRLAAATAIGPRIRPERDYGPAIRHHFERQRIRAAATLGHVAPEFAAEALPLLALSLADAHPKVRLTGLRALLRWEPATALPLLPIIVRKCAEADTDVAGAARDVWLRVLSDPAAELLRSLLPYPGTNDVPGAWAAIASLPAAHALRRAWESLLPAEENQTAHRFAKRLAAVCERVLTELRNPRQSEAP from the coding sequence ATGGGGACGTCACTCGAATCACTTCTGGCCGAATTGAGCGACCCGAGCGCGGAAATTCGGCGCAGCGCCATACTCCGCGTACCCGAAACGTTTGCCAGCACCGCCGTACACGCAGCCGTTCTGAGCGCCCTCAGCGACCCGGTATGGTGCGTGCGCGAAGTCGCAGCGGGTGTCGCGGGACGGTTCGCCGATGTCGATAGGAGCGTTCACACTACGCTCGTCGCGTTGACGCTTCGAGATGCAAGTCCGCACGTCCGGCTCGCGGCGGCAACTGCTATCGGCCCGCGCATCCGACCCGAACGCGACTACGGCCCGGCCATCCGCCACCACTTCGAGCGCCAGCGCATTCGTGCGGCAGCGACTTTGGGGCACGTTGCGCCCGAGTTCGCTGCGGAAGCACTTCCGCTACTCGCGCTGAGTCTTGCCGATGCGCACCCGAAAGTGAGGCTCACCGGACTGCGTGCATTGTTGCGGTGGGAACCAGCCACCGCGCTACCACTGCTGCCAATTATCGTGCGAAAGTGCGCCGAAGCGGACACCGACGTCGCCGGCGCTGCGCGCGACGTGTGGTTGCGTGTACTGAGCGATCCGGCGGCAGAATTACTGCGCTCGCTGCTCCCGTACCCCGGAACGAACGACGTGCCCGGCGCGTGGGCGGCGATCGCGTCGCTACCCGCCGCCCACGCACTACGGCGAGCGTGGGAATCGCTACTCCCGGCCGAGGAAAACCAAACTGCTCATCGGTTCGCCAAACGCCTCGCCGCCGTGTGCGAGCGCGTGCTGACCGAACTCCGTAACCCGCGCCAATCGGAAGCCCCGTGA
- a CDS encoding serine/threonine protein kinase, with protein sequence MPPPATANEFLDLVRKSGVLDDTKFQELFPDDSDLPVDPRECAQKLVKVELLTSYQATQLLAGKSRGFCLGQYKILRPLGQGGMGTVYLAEHEDLNRKVALKVLHGDKAMDKLALERFLREARAAAALDHPNIVRIHDVGQHGTVRFLVMEFVPGDTLESLLQKGGAMGLSRGVDYISQAAAGLQHAYEKGFIHRDIKPANLMLTADGVIKILDMGLARSMVSARDKLTEVLDEGSVVGTPDFISPEQAMNAPRIDIRADIYSLGATFFTLVTGKPPFQGSTTQKLAQHQMKNAPALSTLDKTVPPALSTVLGRMLAKKPEDRYQSPGDVVTALSEWLPSTGTARVVAGLSGTDMAQTEKMQATLTGLVSGKGRRNSKKKGAARAAKRKQRYLMVGGIAAAVLALTVVVGVVIAKSGRSDANRGAERPNPNVGLPDVVPPPADAGVLPLGADGKPLNLDFEDGTLKDWTAEGEAFREQPIQGDTVAARRFGMKSRHQGKFWIGGYERLQDTPTGTLTSVPFKVTHPWASFLVGGGPLEDLGVELVAKETGIAFYRARSGGEVEDMNRVWVDLKTVEGKEIFIRIVDNYSGQWGHVNFDDFRFHQKGPK encoded by the coding sequence ATGCCTCCGCCCGCGACGGCGAACGAATTCCTTGATCTCGTTCGGAAGAGTGGCGTTCTCGACGACACCAAGTTCCAAGAACTGTTCCCGGACGATTCCGATCTGCCCGTCGATCCCCGCGAGTGCGCCCAGAAGCTCGTCAAAGTTGAATTACTGACGTCCTATCAAGCGACGCAACTCCTCGCCGGGAAGTCCCGCGGGTTCTGCCTCGGGCAATACAAGATCCTGCGCCCGCTCGGGCAGGGCGGCATGGGCACCGTTTACCTCGCCGAACACGAAGACCTGAACCGCAAGGTCGCGCTGAAGGTGCTCCACGGCGACAAGGCGATGGACAAGCTCGCGCTGGAGCGGTTCCTCCGGGAAGCGCGCGCCGCGGCGGCCCTGGACCACCCGAACATCGTTCGCATCCACGACGTGGGGCAGCACGGAACGGTGCGGTTCCTCGTCATGGAGTTCGTCCCGGGCGACACGCTCGAATCGCTGCTGCAGAAGGGCGGCGCGATGGGTCTGTCGCGCGGGGTAGATTACATCTCGCAGGCCGCGGCCGGGCTCCAGCACGCCTACGAAAAGGGCTTCATTCACCGCGACATCAAGCCCGCGAACCTGATGCTGACCGCGGACGGCGTCATCAAGATCCTCGATATGGGCCTCGCGCGCTCGATGGTGAGCGCGCGCGACAAGCTCACCGAAGTGCTCGACGAGGGCTCGGTCGTTGGCACCCCCGACTTCATCTCGCCCGAACAGGCGATGAACGCCCCGCGCATCGACATCCGGGCCGACATCTACAGCCTCGGGGCCACGTTCTTCACGCTGGTAACGGGCAAGCCGCCGTTCCAGGGGAGCACGACCCAGAAGCTCGCTCAGCACCAGATGAAAAACGCCCCGGCCCTGAGCACACTGGACAAAACGGTTCCGCCGGCGCTGTCGACCGTTCTGGGGCGCATGCTCGCGAAGAAGCCGGAGGATCGCTACCAGTCCCCCGGCGACGTGGTGACCGCACTGAGTGAATGGCTCCCCAGCACCGGCACCGCGCGCGTGGTCGCGGGCCTTTCCGGGACCGACATGGCGCAGACGGAAAAGATGCAGGCCACGCTAACGGGCCTGGTCAGCGGAAAGGGCCGGCGCAACTCGAAGAAGAAAGGCGCGGCTCGCGCGGCCAAACGGAAACAGCGGTACCTGATGGTCGGCGGCATTGCGGCAGCGGTACTCGCGCTGACCGTCGTGGTCGGCGTGGTCATCGCGAAGAGCGGGCGCAGCGATGCGAATCGCGGGGCGGAGCGCCCGAACCCGAACGTCGGTTTGCCGGACGTGGTTCCACCGCCGGCCGACGCCGGGGTGCTGCCGCTCGGTGCGGACGGCAAGCCGCTGAACCTCGACTTCGAGGACGGCACACTTAAGGACTGGACGGCTGAGGGCGAGGCGTTCCGGGAGCAGCCGATTCAGGGGGACACGGTTGCCGCGCGCCGGTTCGGGATGAAGAGCCGGCACCAGGGCAAGTTCTGGATCGGCGGGTACGAGCGGCTCCAGGATACGCCGACGGGCACACTCACGAGCGTGCCGTTTAAAGTCACGCACCCGTGGGCCAGCTTCCTCGTCGGCGGCGGGCCGCTCGAAGACCTGGGTGTGGAACTCGTCGCCAAAGAAACCGGGATCGCGTTCTACCGCGCCCGCAGCGGCGGCGAGGTGGAAGACATGAACCGGGTGTGGGTCGATTTGAAGACCGTGGAGGGTAAGGAGATCTTCATCCGAATCGTCGACAACTACTCCGGTCAGTGGGGGCACGTTAATTTCGACGACTTCCGGTTCCACCAGAAGGGACCGAAATAG
- a CDS encoding GNAT family N-acetyltransferase — MAEFTIRLATASDAEPIRAIYNYYVTHSTCTYQIELETAEERAAWMRERSEKYPATVAEADGQIIAWGALSPWKSRCGYAWAAEASVYVHHEHHRRGLGRTLLLDLIERAKKAGMHTIIGGTSSDQQASLALQYAVGFELIGTFREVGRKFDRWLDVTYTQLTLRPSG, encoded by the coding sequence ATGGCAGAATTCACGATCCGACTGGCGACCGCGTCCGACGCGGAACCGATCCGCGCCATTTACAACTACTACGTGACGCACTCCACCTGCACGTACCAGATCGAACTCGAAACGGCCGAGGAACGGGCCGCGTGGATGCGCGAGCGGTCCGAAAAATATCCGGCCACGGTCGCCGAGGCGGACGGGCAGATAATCGCCTGGGGCGCGCTGTCGCCGTGGAAGTCGCGGTGCGGGTACGCCTGGGCCGCGGAAGCATCGGTGTACGTCCACCACGAGCACCACCGGCGCGGGCTCGGCCGCACGCTGCTGCTCGATCTCATCGAGCGCGCGAAGAAGGCCGGAATGCACACCATCATCGGCGGAACGAGCAGCGACCAGCAGGCGAGTCTCGCGCTGCAGTACGCGGTCGGTTTCGAGCTGATCGGCACCTTCCGCGAAGTGGGCCGCAAGTTCGACCGCTGGCTCGATGTGACTTACACGCAGTTGACGCTGCGGCCGTCGGGCTGA
- a CDS encoding aldo/keto reductase, with protein sequence MSLPTRPLGKTGANVSIICLGGWHIGQPAIGDTEAERIMHAAIDEGVTFFDNAWDYHEGRSEEIMGKALATGGRRQKVFLMTKNCGRDADTSRQHLEDSLRRLQTDVIDLWQFHEINYDNDPEWVVERGALAVALEAQKAGKVRFIGFTGHKAPHIFLNMLGKHTNWDTCQLPVNVCDYFYRSSIHEVIPELKKKNVAAIGMKSLGGGNMVDGGRIVAGGVATVDECLRFALSQEIASLVVGIDSMKVLMQDVAIARAFKPMEKAETEALLARVKTVASDGRFEWSKSTQAYDGPYHRRQHGFPE encoded by the coding sequence ATGTCCCTCCCCACGCGGCCACTCGGTAAGACCGGCGCCAACGTGTCCATTATCTGCCTCGGCGGGTGGCACATCGGGCAGCCGGCCATCGGCGACACCGAAGCCGAACGCATCATGCACGCCGCCATCGATGAGGGCGTCACGTTCTTCGACAATGCGTGGGACTATCACGAGGGCCGCAGCGAAGAGATCATGGGCAAGGCGCTCGCGACGGGCGGTCGACGCCAAAAAGTCTTCCTCATGACGAAGAACTGCGGGCGCGACGCGGACACCAGCCGCCAACACCTCGAAGACAGCCTCCGCCGGCTGCAAACCGACGTGATCGACCTCTGGCAGTTCCACGAGATCAACTACGACAACGACCCCGAATGGGTCGTCGAGCGCGGCGCGCTCGCGGTGGCCCTCGAAGCCCAGAAAGCCGGCAAGGTGCGGTTCATCGGGTTCACCGGGCACAAGGCGCCGCACATCTTCCTGAACATGCTCGGCAAGCACACCAACTGGGACACGTGCCAGCTCCCGGTCAACGTGTGCGACTACTTCTACCGCAGCAGCATTCACGAGGTGATCCCGGAACTGAAGAAGAAGAACGTCGCCGCGATCGGGATGAAGAGCTTGGGCGGCGGGAACATGGTGGACGGCGGGCGCATCGTCGCAGGGGGCGTTGCGACCGTGGACGAGTGCCTCCGGTTCGCGCTCTCGCAGGAGATCGCGTCGCTGGTGGTGGGCATCGATTCCATGAAGGTACTGATGCAGGACGTGGCCATCGCCCGCGCCTTCAAGCCGATGGAAAAGGCCGAAACCGAAGCGCTCCTGGCCCGCGTGAAGACCGTCGCCAGCGACGGCCGGTTCGAGTGGTCGAAGTCCACGCAAGCCTACGACGGCCCGTACCACCGCCGCCAGCACGGGTTCCCGGAATAA
- a CDS encoding helix-turn-helix domain-containing protein, whose protein sequence is MAKQPARKGGPGVRINADIIRTKRIAKGWSQEDLAKESGWSDANMVFRIEKRGTASLESLKKLTDALGISIEEALAPRTTCPSLSLEMVRFPLSLPDFTGREDELTRITTRLRGEGGVVGVSSALQGMGGVGKTVTAIEACWEVKDDFPDGQLVVELRGMSEQPLTPVQAMAQIIRAFHPETDKLPDDEKELLPLYRRVLTGKKALVLLDDAKDEAQVRSLLSVPPVAFIVTSRNTLELDYVESLRLGVLPPDEALTLIRGIIGTKGTDDELRTVAEQCGWLPLALRVAGDFLRLHENWPLPKYIAALKDESKRLERLKGKTPDRDVEAVLGLSARELTRENAELAARWQMLSVFPADFDSSAAAAIWDLKTSEEPDTAEDELTALLERSLVQFDADTDRYSLHDLMRPIARNAFDSVKWYKMQGNTRNRIAAAERRFAHFYCRVIFTANALYLRGNNSILRARKLFESEKINIRAGQAWSVQYKNLNKLATQLCRNYPLNGANICILWLPPLEQIRWLEEAIFACRKMRDESGERTAVGNLGVAWDQYGQTRRAIDFHEQYLVMSRKAGDLTGESAALGHIGLAWTTLGDPHKSLTFHNEHLAIARKIGNRRWEESALGNLGIAWLSLKEANKSISFFEQALAIALEIGDRQGEGLSLASLGRAWGKSGDIQKSLHFLEDALVIAREIGDRRSENDILISINHAQKHINSM, encoded by the coding sequence ATGGCTAAACAGCCAGCACGAAAAGGCGGCCCCGGTGTGCGGATCAACGCGGACATCATCCGAACCAAGCGAATTGCTAAAGGCTGGTCTCAAGAGGATTTAGCAAAGGAGTCCGGTTGGAGTGACGCCAACATGGTGTTTCGGATTGAAAAGCGGGGGACAGCAAGTCTCGAATCGTTGAAAAAGTTAACCGACGCACTTGGAATCTCGATCGAAGAGGCACTAGCTCCCCGTACTACGTGCCCCAGCCTCTCGCTTGAGATGGTTCGGTTCCCGCTCTCATTACCGGACTTCACGGGTCGCGAAGATGAACTGACCCGAATTACAACCCGGCTTCGCGGTGAGGGTGGGGTTGTCGGCGTTTCGTCGGCATTGCAAGGAATGGGTGGCGTTGGCAAAACGGTGACTGCGATCGAAGCGTGCTGGGAAGTGAAAGACGACTTCCCAGACGGCCAACTCGTAGTCGAGCTTCGCGGGATGTCCGAACAGCCGCTCACGCCAGTCCAGGCGATGGCCCAGATCATCCGCGCCTTCCATCCCGAAACCGACAAGCTCCCGGACGACGAGAAAGAGTTACTTCCCCTTTACCGACGGGTTCTTACAGGCAAGAAAGCACTCGTTCTACTGGACGATGCGAAGGACGAAGCCCAAGTCAGAAGTCTGCTGTCGGTGCCGCCGGTGGCGTTCATAGTTACGAGCCGAAACACCTTGGAACTCGATTACGTGGAATCGCTTCGTCTCGGTGTGCTGCCGCCGGACGAAGCCCTCACTCTGATCCGCGGGATCATCGGGACAAAGGGAACGGACGACGAATTACGAACTGTCGCGGAACAGTGTGGGTGGTTGCCGCTGGCCCTGCGGGTGGCCGGTGACTTCCTCCGACTGCACGAGAACTGGCCGCTACCGAAATACATTGCGGCATTGAAAGATGAGTCCAAGCGGTTGGAGCGACTGAAGGGCAAAACGCCAGATCGTGACGTAGAAGCAGTATTGGGACTGAGCGCCCGCGAGCTCACCCGCGAGAACGCAGAGTTGGCAGCACGGTGGCAGATGTTATCGGTATTTCCGGCCGACTTCGACTCATCGGCCGCTGCCGCAATCTGGGATTTGAAAACCAGCGAAGAACCGGACACCGCCGAGGACGAACTCACAGCCCTGCTCGAACGCAGCCTCGTGCAATTCGATGCAGATACCGACCGCTACTCGCTCCACGACCTGATGCGGCCGATAGCCCGCAATGCATTCGATTCCGTCAAATGGTACAAGATGCAAGGCAACACCAGAAATCGTATAGCTGCAGCCGAACGCCGGTTTGCGCATTTCTATTGTCGCGTTATCTTTACCGCGAACGCCCTGTATTTACGGGGTAACAATAGCATCTTGCGTGCGCGCAAGCTCTTTGAGAGTGAGAAAATTAACATTAGGGCCGGTCAAGCCTGGTCAGTTCAATACAAAAATTTGAATAAGCTTGCCACTCAATTATGCCGAAATTATCCGCTTAATGGTGCAAATATCTGCATTCTTTGGTTACCGCCTCTAGAGCAAATCCGTTGGCTTGAAGAAGCAATTTTTGCTTGTCGTAAAATGCGTGACGAATCAGGCGAACGCACGGCTGTAGGCAATTTGGGAGTTGCGTGGGATCAATATGGACAAACCCGCAGGGCTATTGACTTTCATGAGCAATACTTAGTCATGTCACGCAAAGCTGGTGATCTTACAGGAGAAAGTGCGGCACTAGGACATATTGGTTTGGCTTGGACCACACTCGGAGATCCCCACAAGTCCCTCACATTTCACAATGAGCACCTTGCTATTGCCCGCAAAATCGGGAACCGAAGATGGGAGGAAAGCGCATTAGGCAATTTAGGCATAGCATGGCTTTCGCTCAAAGAGGCAAACAAATCAATTTCATTTTTCGAGCAAGCATTGGCCATAGCTCTTGAAATCGGTGACCGACAAGGTGAGGGATTGTCGTTGGCAAGCCTAGGGAGAGCTTGGGGCAAGTCTGGAGACATTCAGAAATCTCTTCATTTTCTAGAGGATGCTCTAGTTATTGCCCGCGAGATCGGGGACCGACGGTCAGAAAATGACATATTAATTAGCATAAATCACGCGCAAAAACATATTAACAGTATGTAG
- a CDS encoding DegT/DnrJ/EryC1/StrS family aminotransferase has product MHPDLPALLGGTPTRPEGPPQWPLLDDDVRAAVTEAMATGAWGQYHAEHVCALEAELATFHGVPHALTCASGTLAVEVALRALRVGPGDEVVMSAYDYESNFLTIHALGAKPVLIDIHPHNWQLDETKLEAAFTPQTKAVLCSHLHGGLVSMPAVMEIARKHNIGVVEDAAQSPGATVIGKPAGTWGDVGTLSFGGSKLLTTGRGGALLFNDAQLYQRAKNWLHRGLQQWAPLSELQAAVLRPQLRKLRATTAWRAERVRELVAEPTPPSPLPEGKGEKELSADVASSTAISRASPLPCQEGVAGEPWGVPPSQGARGTGVGSAIQPFANNIPDSIPAFYKVGFQYAPSIFGLKREIFVKALRAEGVAFDPGFKALHIGRSPSRFRAPGELTHAADAHERCVTLHHPVLSGTTADVQQVADAVAKVYRYRDRF; this is encoded by the coding sequence ATGCACCCCGATCTCCCGGCCCTGCTCGGTGGCACGCCCACGCGACCCGAAGGGCCACCCCAATGGCCGCTTCTCGATGACGACGTGCGCGCCGCGGTTACAGAGGCGATGGCGACGGGCGCGTGGGGGCAGTACCACGCCGAACACGTCTGCGCGCTCGAAGCGGAACTGGCCACGTTCCACGGCGTCCCGCACGCACTCACCTGCGCGAGTGGCACGCTCGCGGTGGAGGTCGCACTTCGGGCGCTCCGTGTCGGTCCCGGCGACGAAGTTGTCATGTCGGCTTACGACTACGAATCGAACTTCCTCACGATCCACGCGCTCGGCGCGAAACCGGTGCTGATCGACATTCACCCGCACAACTGGCAGCTCGACGAAACCAAGCTCGAAGCGGCCTTCACGCCACAAACGAAGGCCGTGCTCTGTTCGCACCTGCACGGCGGGCTTGTTTCCATGCCCGCGGTGATGGAAATTGCCCGCAAGCACAATATCGGCGTCGTCGAAGACGCGGCGCAATCGCCCGGCGCAACGGTGATCGGCAAGCCGGCCGGGACGTGGGGCGACGTCGGCACGCTGAGTTTCGGCGGCTCGAAGCTACTCACCACCGGGCGCGGCGGGGCGCTGCTGTTCAACGACGCGCAGCTTTATCAGCGCGCGAAAAACTGGCTGCACCGCGGACTTCAACAGTGGGCGCCTCTCAGCGAACTACAAGCGGCCGTGCTGCGCCCCCAATTGCGGAAACTGCGTGCGACGACCGCGTGGCGCGCCGAGCGGGTGCGGGAGCTGGTGGCAGAACCTACCCCCCCGTCCCCCCTCCCTGAAGGGAAGGGGGAGAAAGAACTGTCGGCCGATGTCGCCTCAAGCACGGCGATTTCGCGCGCCAGCCCCCTTCCCTGCCAGGAGGGGGTCGCAGGGGAACCGTGGGGGGTTCCCCCCTCACAAGGGGCGAGGGGGACGGGGGTAGGTTCTGCGATTCAGCCCTTCGCCAACAACATCCCCGACTCGATTCCCGCCTTCTACAAAGTCGGCTTCCAGTACGCCCCCAGTATCTTCGGCCTGAAGCGCGAAATATTCGTCAAGGCGCTGCGGGCGGAGGGCGTCGCGTTCGATCCCGGCTTCAAAGCCCTTCACATCGGCCGATCGCCTTCGCGGTTCCGGGCACCGGGCGAACTCACGCACGCCGCCGACGCACACGAGCGCTGCGTCACGCTGCACCACCCCGTTCTTTCGGGCACAACGGCCGACGTTCAGCAGGTGGCGGACGCGGTGGCGAAGGTGTATCGTTACCGGGACCGATTTTAG
- a CDS encoding methyltransferase domain-containing protein, protein MVFLSRLRTRDRIPELMDDPAIDPAEHRRALAGLVRLNRFSNSAGVLWPAIANLSKRLPRPVRVLDVATGSGDVPRKLLARAARAGTPIEVSGCDVSPTAIEEAARHPSAARFFVHDALRDPLPTGFDVVTCSLFLHHLSEDEAVGLFANMKAAAGTMVLVNDLLRSRFNYCAVWAACRVLAGSRVVWFDGPASVRSAFTPAEALAIAERAGLHSATARRKFPSRFLLSWSRPDENSESETRNPK, encoded by the coding sequence ATGGTGTTCCTGTCCCGCTTGCGCACACGCGACCGCATCCCGGAACTGATGGACGACCCCGCCATCGATCCGGCGGAGCACCGGCGCGCGCTCGCGGGGCTGGTGCGACTGAACCGCTTCAGTAACAGTGCGGGCGTGTTGTGGCCCGCAATTGCGAACCTGTCGAAGCGGCTCCCGCGCCCGGTGCGCGTGCTGGACGTGGCGACCGGGAGCGGCGACGTTCCGCGCAAGTTACTCGCCCGGGCCGCGCGCGCCGGAACCCCGATCGAGGTCTCGGGGTGTGATGTGAGCCCCACCGCGATCGAAGAAGCCGCACGGCACCCGAGCGCCGCACGGTTCTTTGTTCACGACGCGCTGCGCGACCCACTGCCGACCGGCTTCGATGTGGTCACGTGTTCGCTCTTTCTGCACCACCTGAGTGAAGACGAAGCGGTCGGGCTCTTCGCAAACATGAAGGCCGCTGCGGGTACGATGGTTCTGGTGAACGATTTGTTGCGTTCGCGGTTCAACTACTGTGCGGTGTGGGCCGCGTGCCGGGTGCTCGCGGGGTCGCGGGTGGTCTGGTTCGATGGCCCCGCGTCCGTGCGCTCCGCGTTTACGCCGGCCGAAGCGCTCGCGATCGCCGAACGCGCGGGGCTCCACAGCGCGACCGCACGCCGCAAGTTCCCCTCGCGCTTCTTGTTGTCCTGGAGCCGCCCGGATGAAAACTCGGAATCCGAAACTCGAAATCCGAAATGA
- a CDS encoding NAD(P)/FAD-dependent oxidoreductase — protein sequence MAVSLFGFRASDSEFSSFDAVVIGAGPAGAVAARELARRGCSVLLVDKAHFPRPKVCGCCINGAATTVLLQLGLGHVLEAGVPLRDVRIGAGPRSASVKLPGGVSLSREAFDLALVREAVKAGAQLCEDSTAKFEDSGSGYAKVSVRKQAAPGNESAETIHAKVVIVATGLVGSDAIPEAGSRIGAGVVVSADLVPAHFTAGTIFMATGHGGYVGLVRIEDGRLDVAAAFDVAFVKAHGGLGRAAEGILNEVGWPRVPGLAELPWKGTPALTRRAKALAGERWFAIGDAAGYVEPFTGEGMAWAIASAAAVAPIAARAVQRWSDSHAREWQAAHRRVIGARQRACRIVSRVLRSPALTGAVVRALSVFPVLARPVVRSLNRSSGSFPHGARV from the coding sequence ATGGCGGTTTCTTTGTTCGGATTTCGAGCTTCGGATTCCGAGTTTTCATCGTTTGATGCGGTGGTCATCGGCGCCGGCCCCGCGGGGGCGGTGGCCGCGCGCGAACTGGCGCGGCGCGGGTGCTCGGTGCTGTTGGTGGATAAGGCGCATTTCCCGCGCCCGAAGGTGTGCGGGTGCTGCATCAACGGCGCCGCGACCACCGTACTTCTGCAACTCGGCCTCGGTCACGTTCTGGAGGCCGGCGTCCCGCTCCGCGATGTGCGCATTGGTGCCGGTCCGCGTTCGGCTTCGGTGAAACTGCCCGGCGGGGTGTCACTGTCGCGCGAAGCGTTCGACCTCGCGCTCGTGCGGGAAGCAGTGAAGGCCGGTGCCCAACTGTGCGAGGACTCGACGGCAAAATTTGAAGACTCAGGTTCGGGATACGCGAAGGTGAGCGTGCGGAAGCAAGCCGCGCCCGGCAATGAATCGGCGGAAACAATTCACGCGAAGGTTGTCATCGTCGCCACCGGGCTTGTGGGGAGCGATGCGATTCCAGAAGCCGGTTCGCGCATCGGGGCGGGTGTGGTCGTTTCCGCGGATTTGGTGCCGGCACACTTCACGGCCGGCACGATCTTCATGGCCACGGGGCACGGAGGATACGTTGGCCTGGTGCGCATCGAGGACGGACGGCTCGATGTGGCCGCGGCGTTCGACGTCGCATTCGTGAAGGCGCACGGGGGGCTCGGTCGTGCGGCCGAGGGTATCCTGAACGAAGTGGGCTGGCCGCGTGTGCCGGGACTCGCGGAACTCCCCTGGAAGGGCACGCCGGCGCTGACCCGCCGGGCGAAAGCGTTAGCCGGCGAGCGCTGGTTCGCCATTGGCGACGCGGCGGGCTATGTTGAGCCGTTCACCGGCGAGGGGATGGCCTGGGCGATCGCCTCCGCCGCGGCCGTTGCGCCGATCGCGGCACGAGCTGTGCAACGCTGGAGCGACTCGCACGCCCGGGAGTGGCAAGCGGCCCATCGCCGCGTAATCGGGGCGCGCCAGCGCGCGTGCCGGATCGTTTCGCGCGTGCTGCGCTCGCCCGCACTTACTGGGGCCGTCGTGCGCGCGTTGTCCGTGTTCCCGGTGCTCGCGCGCCCGGTCGTCAGGTCTCTCAACCGTTCTTCTGGTTCGTTCCCTCACGGTGCCCGCGTATGA
- a CDS encoding type III polyketide synthase has protein sequence MSFAIHGLGISHPPDAVTAEEGLALARVLAGPDVRTSTWLGPIYSGSGIRQRFQIIGGAAKRDALAGTNHSGSPFLPTPGNEGVGPTTGERLAIYAQEAGPLALRASASALAESGFAPETITHLVTVSCTGFVAPGVDFALMAGLGLKPTVARTHVGFMGCHGALNGLRVANAFASSDPSARVLVCAVELSSLHYYYGSAADKLIANAIFADGAAAVVGSEQREEPNPLTPFPKKEGGTEPKTVLSPSPFRGGVGEGLRAEPNSLTPFPRKEGGTEPSVVLSPSPLRGGVGEGFIPRPWSLVASGSCLIPNSAADMSWTVGDHGFEMSLSRRVPGLIAAHLKPWIESWLGDNGLSLADVRSWAVHPGGPKIVSAVEEALGLSAEALAPSRGVFAEYGNMSSPTVLFILRKLRMEGAPRPCVALGFGPGLVAEAALFV, from the coding sequence ATGAGCTTCGCGATTCACGGCCTCGGCATCTCGCACCCGCCGGACGCCGTGACCGCGGAGGAGGGGCTCGCGCTCGCTCGCGTACTCGCGGGGCCGGACGTTCGCACTTCGACTTGGCTCGGGCCGATCTATTCGGGTAGCGGAATCCGACAGCGCTTTCAGATCATCGGCGGCGCTGCGAAGCGCGACGCACTGGCGGGTACGAATCACAGCGGGTCGCCGTTCCTACCCACACCGGGCAACGAGGGCGTCGGCCCGACGACCGGCGAACGACTGGCGATCTACGCACAAGAGGCCGGGCCGCTCGCTCTCCGGGCTTCGGCGAGCGCCTTGGCCGAAAGCGGATTCGCGCCGGAAACGATCACGCACCTTGTCACGGTGTCGTGTACCGGGTTCGTGGCTCCGGGCGTGGATTTCGCGCTGATGGCCGGGTTGGGACTCAAGCCGACGGTCGCGCGCACACACGTCGGGTTCATGGGGTGTCACGGCGCGCTGAATGGGCTGCGCGTGGCGAACGCCTTCGCGAGTTCCGATCCGTCTGCGCGCGTGCTAGTGTGTGCAGTGGAACTGAGCAGCCTGCACTACTACTACGGTAGCGCTGCGGACAAACTGATTGCCAACGCGATCTTCGCCGACGGCGCCGCGGCCGTGGTGGGGAGCGAGCAGAGAGAAGAACCTAACCCCCTAACCCCCTTCCCTAAGAAGGAAGGGGGAACCGAACCGAAGACGGTTTTAAGCCCCTCTCCGTTTAGGGGAGGGGTTGGGGAGGGGTTACGGGCCGAACCTAACTCCCTAACCCCCTTCCCTAGGAAGGAAGGGGGAACAGAACCTTCGGTGGTTTTAAGCCCCTCTCCGCTTAGGGGAGGGGTTGGGGAGGGGTTCATTCCCCGCCCCTGGTCCCTCGTCGCGTCCGGTTCGTGCCTCATCCCGAATTCTGCCGCCGACATGAGCTGGACGGTCGGCGACCACGGGTTCGAGATGTCGCTGTCGCGCCGCGTGCCGGGGCTGATCGCCGCGCACCTCAAGCCGTGGATCGAGTCGTGGCTCGGTGACAACGGGCTGTCACTCGCGGACGTGCGGAGCTGGGCCGTTCACCCCGGCGGGCCGAAGATCGTCAGCGCGGTGGAGGAAGCGCTCGGCCTTTCGGCGGAGGCGCTCGCCCCGTCGCGCGGGGTGTTCGCCGAGTACGGCAACATGTCCAGTCCGACCGTGCTGTTCATCCTGCGCAAGTTGCGCATGGAGGGCGCGCCGCGGCCGTGTGTGGCGCTCGGCTTCGGGCCGGGGCTGGTGGCCGAGGCCGCGCTCTTCGTGTGA